The Solanum lycopersicum chromosome 6, SLM_r2.1 genome has a window encoding:
- the LOC101252991 gene encoding histone H4: MSGRGKGGKGLGKGGAKRHRKVLRDNIQGITKPAIRRLARRGGVKRISGLIYEETRGVLKIFLENVIRDSVTYTEHARRKTVTAMDVVYALKRQGRTLYGFGG, from the coding sequence ATGTCAGGCAGAGGTAAGGGAGGCAAAGGATTGGGCAAAGGAGGAGCCAAGAGGCACAGGAAAGTGTTGAGAGACAACATTCAAGGAATTACAAAGCCAGCTATTCGAAGACTCGCTCGTAGAGGTGGTGTGAAGCGTATTTCTGGGTTGATTTACGAAGAGACTCGTGGTGTTCTGAAGATCTTTTTGGAAAATGTAATTCGTGATTCCGTGACATACACAGAGCACGCTAGGAGAAAGACGGTTACTGCTATGGATGTTGTTTATGCGCTTAAGAGGCAAGGAAGGACCCTTTACGGATTTGGGGGTTAG
- the LOC138349082 gene encoding histone H4, whose protein sequence is MSGRGKGGKGLGKGGAKRHRKVLRDNIQGITKPAIRRLARRGGVKRISGLIYEETRGVLKIFLENVIRDSVTYTEHARRKTVTAMDVVYALKRQGRTLYGFGG, encoded by the coding sequence ATGTCAGGCAGAGGTAAGGGAGGCAAAGGATTGGGCAAAGGAGGAGCCAAGAGGCACAGGAAAGTGTTGAGAGACAATATTCAAGGAATTACAAAGCCAGCTATTCGAAGACTCGCTCGTAGAGGTGGTGTGAAGCGTATATCTGGGTTGATTTACGAAGAAACTCGTGGGGTTTTGAAGATCTTTTTGGAAAATGTGATTCGTGATTCCGTTACTTACACAGAGCACGCTAGGAGAAAGACGGTTACTGCTATGGATGTTGTTTATGCACTTAAGAGACAAGGAAGGACCCTTTACGGATTTGGgggttaa
- the LOC104647798 gene encoding uncharacterized protein produces MVFVAELYYLLCIRKIFSKTTREVATNQDLKFGASTSSSSSSSIKLEVCREDNEESEFMRLHNLRFLSTIKEETKEDLESEDGSRKCSKSKSFSDITLVLTPLSSPSVKSQEFSFNPLFESEIKSMKSSPPPKFKFLRDAEEKLMKRLIEEAEKRKKSSNSTTSRS; encoded by the coding sequence ATGGTATTTGTTGCAGAATTGTACTATTTGTTatgtataagaaaaatattttcaaaaactaCTCGAGAAGTCGCAACAAATCAAGATTTGAAGTTTGGTGCATCaacatcatcatcgtcatcgtcatcaatAAAATTGGAAGTATGCAGAGAAGATAACGAAGAATCGGAATTTATGAGGTTACATAACCTTCGATTCCTATCAACAATTAAAGAGGAAACTAAAGAGGATTTGGAATCTGAGGATGGAAGTAGAAAATGTTCAAAAAGTAAAAGTTTTAGTGATATTACACTAGTTCTTACTCCTCTGTCTTCACCATCTGTTAAATCTCAAGAATTCAGTTTCAATCCTTTATTTGAATCTGAAATTAAGAGTATGAAATCTTCACCACCACCAAAGTTTAAGTTTTTGAGAGATGCTGAGGAGAAACTTATGAAGAGATTAATTGAAGAAGctgagaagagaaaaaaatcatcaaattcaacAACCAGTAGATCGTAG